A genome region from Geminicoccus roseus DSM 18922 includes the following:
- a CDS encoding cysteine hydrolase family protein translates to MPKNDELRYGPLTETCAHLCVDMQRLFGEGTDWETPWMGRVLPKVEQVVAAHPSRTIFTRFIPAERPGEGQGTWRRYYERWASMTIEQIGWDMVELMPSLARFVPPAEVIDKHVYSPWEETDLHQRLQRRGIDTLAISGGETDVCVLGTVLGAIDRGYRVVLLRDALCSSTDETHDASLHVYHRRYGVQVEPVTTDVLLANWLVPADAHA, encoded by the coding sequence ATGCCGAAGAACGACGAACTCCGCTACGGGCCACTCACTGAGACCTGCGCCCATCTCTGTGTCGACATGCAGCGACTGTTCGGCGAAGGGACGGACTGGGAAACCCCCTGGATGGGACGGGTGCTGCCCAAGGTCGAGCAGGTCGTGGCGGCGCATCCCAGCCGGACCATCTTCACCCGCTTCATTCCGGCGGAGCGGCCGGGCGAGGGCCAGGGAACCTGGCGGCGCTACTACGAGCGCTGGGCGTCGATGACGATCGAGCAGATCGGCTGGGACATGGTGGAGCTGATGCCGAGCCTCGCCCGGTTCGTTCCGCCGGCCGAGGTGATCGACAAGCATGTCTACTCTCCCTGGGAGGAGACCGACCTGCACCAGCGCCTGCAGCGCCGCGGGATCGACACGCTGGCGATCAGCGGCGGCGAGACCGATGTCTGCGTGCTCGGCACGGTTCTGGGAGCCATCGACCGCGGCTACCGCGTGGTGCTCCTGCGCGACGCCTTGTGCTCGTCGACGGACGAGACGCACGACGCGTCTCTGCATGTCTACCACCGCCGCTACGGCGTGCAGGTCGAGCCGGTCACCACCGATGTCCTTCTGGCGAACTGGCTGGTCCCGGCCGACGCTCACGCCTGA
- a CDS encoding NAD(+) synthase, producing MTFRSIYRHGLVRIAACTTTTSIADPAGNARTILEVARRCHGQSAALAVFPELGLSGYAIEDLLLQDSLLDAVETAVDELVEGSRELLPVLLVGAPVRHGNRLYNAALAIHRGRLLGVVPKVHLPNYREFYEHRHFASGQGTDGDSIQIGRQIAPFGTDLLFAAEDVPDLILHAEVCEDLWVPIPPSSDAALAGATVLANLSASNITIAKAETRKLLAQSQSARCLAAYIYSASGAGESTTDLAWDGQTSIFENGRVLAESDRFPAGDQIALADIDLDLLRQERARQGTFDDNRRRFQETTDRYRIVSFELAPPLEDVGLERAVERFPFVPSDPARLAQDCYEAYNIQVAGLSQRLRATGIQKAVIGVSGGLDSTHALIVAARAMDQLGLPRANILAYTMPGFATSDQTKTNAIRLMSALEVSWQELDIRPAATQMLKDMGHPFGRGEPVYDVTFENVQAGLRTDYLFRLANHHDGIVIGTGDLSELGLGWCTYGVGDQMAHYNVNAGVPKTLIQHLIRWVISSRQFGGDVPDTLDSILSTEISPELVPVEAGEKPQSTEAKVGPYELQDFNLFYTLRYGFRPSKIAFLSLMAWEKADRGAWPPGFPEDRRRAYDLPHIRRWLEVFLRRFFGFSQFKRSAMPNGPKVAAGGSLSPRGDWRAPSDGNATAWLDELARNVPDGKDV from the coding sequence ATGACCTTCCGCTCCATCTACCGCCACGGCCTCGTCCGGATCGCGGCCTGCACCACCACCACCAGCATCGCCGACCCGGCCGGCAATGCGCGGACGATCCTGGAGGTCGCCAGGCGCTGCCACGGCCAGTCCGCTGCTCTGGCGGTGTTTCCGGAGCTCGGCTTGTCCGGGTATGCGATCGAGGACCTGCTCTTGCAGGATTCCCTGCTCGATGCGGTGGAGACGGCGGTCGATGAGCTGGTCGAGGGCTCGCGCGAGCTTCTGCCGGTGCTGCTAGTGGGCGCCCCGGTCCGTCATGGCAACCGCCTCTACAACGCCGCCCTGGCGATCCATCGCGGCCGCCTGCTGGGCGTGGTGCCCAAGGTCCACCTGCCCAATTACCGCGAGTTCTACGAGCACCGCCACTTCGCCTCCGGCCAGGGCACCGACGGCGACTCCATCCAGATCGGCCGGCAGATCGCCCCGTTCGGCACGGACCTGCTGTTCGCCGCCGAGGACGTGCCGGACCTGATCCTCCATGCTGAGGTCTGCGAGGATCTCTGGGTTCCGATCCCGCCCAGCAGCGACGCGGCACTGGCCGGCGCCACCGTGCTCGCCAACCTCTCCGCGTCGAACATCACCATCGCCAAGGCCGAGACCCGCAAGCTGCTGGCCCAGTCCCAGTCGGCGCGCTGCCTTGCCGCCTACATCTACTCGGCCTCCGGGGCCGGGGAATCCACCACCGATCTCGCCTGGGACGGCCAGACCTCGATCTTCGAGAACGGCCGGGTGCTGGCCGAGAGCGATCGCTTTCCGGCCGGTGACCAGATCGCCCTGGCCGACATCGACCTGGACCTCCTGCGCCAGGAACGGGCCCGCCAGGGCACCTTCGACGACAACCGGCGGCGCTTCCAGGAGACCACCGACCGCTACCGGATCGTGTCGTTCGAGCTGGCGCCGCCCCTGGAGGATGTCGGGCTGGAGCGCGCGGTCGAGCGGTTCCCGTTCGTGCCGTCCGACCCGGCCAGGCTCGCCCAGGACTGCTACGAGGCCTACAACATCCAGGTCGCGGGCCTGAGCCAGCGCCTGCGCGCCACTGGGATCCAGAAGGCGGTGATCGGCGTTTCCGGCGGTCTGGATTCCACCCACGCGCTGATCGTCGCCGCCCGCGCCATGGACCAGCTGGGCCTGCCGCGCGCCAACATCCTGGCCTACACCATGCCGGGCTTCGCCACCTCCGACCAGACCAAGACCAACGCCATCCGGCTGATGAGCGCCCTGGAGGTGAGCTGGCAGGAGCTCGACATCCGTCCCGCCGCCACCCAGATGCTGAAGGACATGGGGCACCCGTTCGGACGGGGCGAGCCGGTCTACGACGTCACCTTCGAGAACGTGCAGGCGGGCCTGCGCACCGACTACCTGTTCCGCCTCGCCAACCATCACGATGGCATCGTGATCGGCACCGGCGACCTGTCGGAGCTGGGACTGGGCTGGTGCACTTATGGTGTCGGCGACCAGATGGCCCACTACAACGTCAATGCCGGCGTGCCGAAGACCTTGATCCAGCACCTGATCCGCTGGGTGATCTCGTCCAGGCAGTTCGGCGGCGACGTCCCGGACACGCTCGATTCGATCCTCTCCACCGAGATCTCGCCGGAACTCGTGCCGGTCGAGGCCGGCGAGAAGCCGCAGAGCACTGAGGCCAAGGTCGGCCCGTACGAGTTGCAGGACTTCAATCTGTTCTACACGCTGCGCTACGGCTTCCGTCCTTCCAAGATCGCGTTCCTCTCGCTGATGGCATGGGAGAAGGCGGATCGCGGCGCGTGGCCGCCGGGCTTCCCGGAGGACCGGCGGCGGGCCTACGACCTTCCCCACATCCGCCGCTGGCTGGAGGTATTCCTTCGCCGCTTCTTCGGCTTCAGCCAGTTCAAGCGCTCGGCGATGCCGAACGGACCCAAGGTCGCGGCGGGCGGCTCGCTGTCGCCCCGGGGCGACTGGCGGGCTCCCTCGGACGGCAACGCCACGGCGTGGCTCGACGAACTGGCGCGGAACGTTCCGGACGGAAAGGACGTTTAG
- a CDS encoding opioid growth factor receptor-related protein: METEIAGRLHAFLAGVGRDDAGRHLDDVLAMDDGALETTHDYIQWLFPLPTRSMSQPQAPVLTSAEIEAIRADPRAAASLERATGRMLNFFRHSRAWLASSDHNHLRISRILQSQRILVGPDAARNFYEAITAMVAAANARIDPHNRRYWDAAVGK; the protein is encoded by the coding sequence ATGGAAACCGAGATCGCCGGCCGGCTGCACGCCTTCCTCGCCGGCGTCGGAAGGGACGATGCGGGGCGGCATCTGGACGATGTGCTGGCGATGGACGACGGGGCGCTGGAAACGACCCACGACTACATCCAGTGGCTGTTTCCCCTCCCCACCCGCAGCATGTCCCAGCCGCAGGCGCCCGTGCTGACCAGCGCCGAGATCGAGGCGATTCGGGCCGACCCGCGCGCTGCCGCCAGCCTGGAGCGGGCGACCGGCCGGATGCTCAACTTCTTCCGGCACAGCCGGGCCTGGCTTGCTTCCAGCGACCACAACCACCTGCGGATCAGCCGGATTCTTCAGAGCCAGCGCATCCTGGTGGGCCCGGATGCGGCGCGGAACTTTTATGAGGCGATCACCGCCATGGTCGCTGCCGCCAATGCGCGGATCGACCCGCACAACCGACGCTACTGGGACGCAGCGGTCGGAAAGTGA
- the ybaK gene encoding Cys-tRNA(Pro) deacylase yields the protein MSKTTRATQALQKAGIAFEAVVYAYDGDANRIGVQAAEALGVPPGHVLKTLMALVDGKPVCVLVPSDREVSMKRLAQAFAGKAAQMMRPADAERLTGYHVGGISPFGQKKRVPAAIEEDAMRLQSIFLNGGQRGLQLCLAPEDARAALDARVVRLTA from the coding sequence ATGTCCAAGACCACCCGCGCCACCCAGGCCCTGCAGAAGGCCGGCATCGCCTTTGAGGCCGTGGTCTATGCCTATGACGGCGACGCCAACCGGATAGGTGTTCAAGCGGCCGAAGCGCTGGGCGTTCCACCCGGACACGTTCTCAAAACCTTGATGGCCCTGGTCGACGGCAAGCCGGTCTGCGTCCTGGTTCCCTCCGACCGGGAGGTCAGCATGAAGCGGCTGGCCCAGGCCTTTGCCGGCAAGGCCGCGCAGATGATGCGTCCGGCGGATGCCGAGCGCCTGACCGGCTACCATGTCGGCGGCATCAGTCCGTTCGGCCAGAAGAAGCGTGTCCCGGCGGCGATCGAGGAGGATGCGATGAGGCTGCAGAGCATCTTCCTCAATGGCGGGCAGCGCGGACTGCAGCTCTGCCTGGCGCCCGAGGACGCCCGTGCTGCGCTGGATGCCAGGGTGGTGCGCTTGACCGCCTGA
- a CDS encoding putative DNA modification/repair radical SAM protein encodes MDVRRKLEILADAAKYDASCASSGTDKRHSGNGKGIGSTEGMGICHSYAPDGRCISLLKILMTNACMFDCLYCVNRASSNVQRARFTVDEVVKLTLDFYRRNYIEGLFLSSGIIRSPDYTMEQLVLVAKKLRLDHGFKGYIHLKTIPDADQELTTEAGLYADRLSINIELPTDSSLKALAPEKDVRAIRRTMGGLRVRLEEAKAERNNDKAPRFAPAGQSTQMIIGADAASDRTILDTSANLYGSYQLKRVYYSAFSPIPDASRSLPLAAPPLLREHRLYQADWLLRFYGFSVEEIAGGSGMLPLDIDPKLAWALQHREWFPLDVNRASKEQLLRVPGLGAKAVNRILIARRHRSVRSDDLIRLRVSPAKVLPFVVLPDHRPATRLLDGDRLLARLRPAAQQLSLGL; translated from the coding sequence ATGGATGTCCGCCGCAAACTGGAGATCCTGGCCGATGCCGCGAAGTACGACGCCTCCTGTGCGTCGAGCGGGACGGACAAGCGCCACTCCGGCAACGGCAAGGGGATCGGCTCCACCGAAGGCATGGGGATCTGCCACTCCTATGCCCCGGACGGGCGCTGCATTTCCCTGCTCAAGATCCTGATGACCAACGCCTGCATGTTTGACTGCCTGTACTGCGTGAACCGGGCTTCCTCGAACGTGCAGCGCGCCCGCTTCACCGTGGACGAGGTGGTCAAGCTCACCCTCGACTTCTACCGGCGGAACTACATCGAGGGCCTGTTTCTTTCCTCCGGCATCATCCGGAGCCCGGACTACACCATGGAGCAACTGGTCCTGGTGGCGAAGAAGCTGCGGCTCGACCACGGCTTCAAGGGCTATATCCACCTGAAGACCATCCCGGATGCCGACCAGGAACTGACCACCGAAGCCGGCCTCTACGCCGACCGCCTGTCCATCAACATCGAGCTGCCGACCGACAGCAGCCTCAAGGCGCTGGCGCCGGAAAAGGATGTGCGGGCGATCCGCCGGACCATGGGCGGGCTGCGGGTGCGGCTGGAGGAAGCGAAGGCTGAGCGCAACAACGACAAGGCGCCCCGCTTCGCGCCGGCCGGGCAGAGCACCCAGATGATCATCGGCGCCGATGCGGCGTCCGACCGGACCATCCTGGACACCTCCGCCAACCTGTACGGCTCCTACCAGCTCAAGCGGGTCTATTACTCGGCCTTCAGCCCGATCCCCGATGCCAGCCGCAGCCTGCCGCTCGCCGCCCCGCCGCTCCTGCGCGAGCACCGGCTCTACCAGGCTGACTGGCTGCTGCGCTTCTACGGCTTTTCGGTCGAGGAGATCGCCGGTGGCTCCGGCATGCTGCCGCTCGACATCGACCCCAAGCTCGCGTGGGCGCTGCAGCATCGCGAGTGGTTCCCGCTGGACGTCAACCGCGCCAGCAAGGAGCAATTGCTGCGGGTCCCGGGCCTGGGTGCGAAGGCGGTCAATCGGATCCTGATCGCACGGCGCCACCGCTCGGTGCGCAGCGACGACCTGATCCGCCTGCGGGTGTCGCCGGCCAAGGTGCTGCCGTTCGTGGTGCTGCCCGACCATCGCCCGGCCACCAGACTGCTGGACGGCGACCGGCTCCTGGCGCGGCTGCGACCGGCAGCGCAGCAGCTCTCCCTGGGCTTGTGA
- a CDS encoding UdgX family uracil-DNA binding protein (This protein belongs to the uracil DNA glycosylase superfamily, members of which act in excision repair of DNA. However, it belongs more specifically to UdgX branch, whose founding member was found to bind uracil in DNA (where it does not belong), without cleaving it, appears to promote DNA repair by a pathway involving RecA, rather than base excision.), producing MHRVKLASPVDFEGWRDAARRLALAGVLPEDVAWAVDGQDDDLFAGEPVPPISAEAGFSVPRRFIELARTAICHGDPERFALLYALLRGVLDDRGLIEVAVDPLVARVERMAKAVRRDIHKMHAFVRFRSVQLGEEEHFIAWFEPEHHIVEAGAPFFQRRFASMRWSILTPERCVHWDGSTLTFTDGVPKSAAPSEDALEELWRSYYASIFNPARLKVGAMQSEMPRKYWKNLPEAELIRPLIEGAERRMREMVAAVPTLPNPQPQQAGATVMATGQPGTPLEELRQEAAGCRACPLWAPATQTVFGEGPEDATVLFVGEQPGDSEDLKGRPFVGPAGQLFDRALGEAGIDRRKVYVTNAVKHFKFEPRGKRRIHQKPNAAEVKACRPWLSQELATVRPKLVVALGATAVQSLVGRVTSLTSVRGRMLKTDGDADMMATVHPSFLLRVPDEAVRAQEYARFVDDLRQIGEIEPGVRVGQAA from the coding sequence ATGCATCGGGTGAAGCTGGCGTCGCCGGTCGACTTCGAGGGCTGGCGCGACGCCGCCCGCCGTCTGGCTCTGGCCGGCGTGCTTCCCGAGGACGTCGCCTGGGCTGTCGACGGGCAGGACGATGATCTGTTCGCCGGGGAGCCGGTTCCCCCAATATCCGCGGAGGCCGGCTTTTCGGTACCGCGCCGCTTCATCGAGCTCGCGCGGACCGCGATCTGCCACGGCGATCCGGAGCGGTTCGCCCTGCTCTACGCGCTGCTGCGCGGCGTGCTGGACGATCGCGGCCTGATCGAGGTGGCGGTGGACCCGCTGGTGGCCAGGGTGGAGCGGATGGCCAAGGCAGTGCGCCGCGACATCCACAAGATGCACGCCTTCGTCCGCTTCCGTTCGGTGCAGCTTGGGGAGGAGGAGCATTTCATCGCCTGGTTCGAGCCGGAGCACCACATCGTCGAGGCGGGGGCGCCGTTCTTCCAGCGCCGGTTCGCCTCCATGCGCTGGTCGATCCTCACCCCGGAGCGCTGCGTTCATTGGGATGGCAGCACGCTGACCTTCACGGATGGCGTGCCGAAGAGTGCCGCGCCCAGCGAGGACGCGCTGGAGGAGCTCTGGCGCAGCTACTATGCGTCCATTTTCAATCCGGCCCGGCTCAAGGTCGGCGCCATGCAGTCGGAGATGCCGCGCAAGTACTGGAAGAACCTGCCGGAGGCGGAACTGATCCGCCCGCTGATCGAGGGCGCGGAACGGCGCATGCGGGAGATGGTTGCTGCCGTACCGACGCTGCCCAACCCGCAGCCACAGCAAGCAGGAGCGACCGTCATGGCGACCGGCCAACCCGGCACCCCCCTGGAGGAACTGAGGCAGGAAGCCGCCGGCTGCCGGGCCTGCCCGCTCTGGGCTCCTGCGACCCAGACCGTGTTCGGCGAAGGGCCGGAGGACGCCACGGTCCTGTTCGTCGGCGAGCAGCCCGGCGACAGCGAGGATCTGAAGGGCCGCCCATTCGTGGGGCCGGCTGGACAGTTGTTCGACCGGGCGCTGGGCGAGGCCGGTATCGACCGGCGCAAGGTCTACGTCACCAATGCGGTCAAGCATTTCAAGTTCGAGCCGCGCGGCAAGCGGCGCATCCACCAGAAGCCCAACGCTGCCGAGGTTAAGGCCTGCCGGCCCTGGCTGAGCCAGGAACTGGCCACCGTCCGCCCCAAGCTGGTGGTGGCGCTGGGGGCGACCGCCGTGCAGAGCCTGGTGGGGCGCGTCACCTCGCTGACCTCCGTGCGCGGCCGGATGCTCAAGACCGATGGGGATGCCGACATGATGGCGACGGTGCATCCATCCTTCCTCCTGAGGGTGCCCGACGAGGCGGTCCGGGCGCAGGAATATGCCCGGTTTGTGGACGACCTGCGCCAGATCGGCGAGATCGAGCCAGGCGTCCGGGTCGGCCAGGCCGCATGA
- a CDS encoding DUF2853 family protein: MSDEHANVAKYAKTPVHEAAVNGLAKTYRLVLHNMDTRYVACSDPAERDRIRENFLKKKLGLDGDDLDDVIMSVCQKMKGDRLKSRLTFYYLLAEHYGRLDEFA, encoded by the coding sequence ATGTCCGATGAACACGCCAACGTAGCGAAATATGCGAAGACCCCTGTCCATGAAGCCGCTGTGAATGGATTGGCGAAGACTTATCGTCTGGTCCTGCACAACATGGATACGCGCTATGTCGCCTGTTCCGATCCCGCGGAACGCGACCGGATCCGGGAAAACTTCCTGAAAAAGAAGCTCGGCCTCGATGGCGACGATCTCGACGATGTGATCATGTCGGTCTGCCAGAAAATGAAGGGCGACCGCCTGAAGTCCCGCCTGACCTTCTACTACCTTCTGGCCGAGCACTACGGGCGACTGGACGAGTTCGCCTGA
- a CDS encoding YciE/YciF ferroxidase family protein gives MGLFTSDIKTMNDLFVHQLQDIYYAEQQILKALPKMIDKATDSQLKTGFESHLRETEGHVQRLEQVFKMHGAEAKGATCPAIDGIIKEANEVAGEVADKNVLDAALLASAQAVEHYEMTRYGTLIAWAKELGRPDCASVLEQNLQEEKAADAKLTSIAESRVNRMAA, from the coding sequence ATGGGTCTGTTCACCAGCGACATCAAGACGATGAACGATCTGTTCGTCCATCAGCTCCAGGACATCTATTATGCGGAGCAGCAGATCCTCAAAGCGCTGCCCAAGATGATCGACAAGGCGACCGACAGCCAGCTGAAGACCGGCTTTGAGAGCCATCTGCGCGAGACCGAGGGGCACGTGCAGCGGCTGGAGCAGGTCTTCAAGATGCACGGCGCCGAAGCCAAGGGTGCCACCTGTCCCGCGATCGACGGGATCATCAAGGAGGCCAACGAGGTCGCGGGCGAGGTCGCCGACAAGAACGTGCTGGATGCCGCCCTCCTGGCCTCCGCGCAGGCGGTCGAGCATTACGAGATGACGCGCTACGGCACGCTGATCGCCTGGGCCAAGGAACTCGGCCGGCCCGACTGCGCCAGCGTCCTTGAGCAGAACCTGCAGGAAGAGAAGGCGGCAGACGCCAAGCTCACCAGCATTGCGGAATCCCGGGTCAACCGCATGGCGGCCTGA
- the ada gene encoding bifunctional DNA-binding transcriptional regulator/O6-methylguanine-DNA methyltransferase Ada yields MTDTATPMTDKRFATEAQRWSAVQARDPAADDRFVYAVRTTGVYCRPSCAARLARHENVSFHATPADAEAAGFRPCRRCRPDEEPRAKRQAALVAQACRTIEAAEEMPDLDELARAAGVSRFHFHRMFKSIVGLTPRAYAAAHRAERVRSGLAQAGTVTEAIYDAGFNSNGRFYADAGKILGMRPSDYRSSGRGRQIRFAVAQCSLGAILVAASDTGICAISLGDDPDHLVRELQDRFSRAELTGGDAEFEAWVAQVIRFVEMPRLGLDLPLDVQGTAFQQRVWQALREIPPGSTASYAEIAARIGAPQAVRAVAGACAANTLAVAVPCHRVVRADGALSGYRWGVARKRSLLDRETAA; encoded by the coding sequence ATGACCGACACCGCAACCCCCATGACCGACAAGAGGTTCGCTACCGAGGCGCAGCGCTGGTCGGCGGTGCAGGCGCGGGATCCGGCGGCCGACGACCGGTTCGTCTACGCGGTCCGGACCACAGGCGTCTATTGCCGCCCCTCCTGCGCGGCGCGCCTAGCCCGGCACGAGAATGTCAGCTTCCACGCGACACCGGCAGATGCCGAGGCAGCCGGGTTCCGGCCCTGCCGGCGCTGCCGGCCGGACGAGGAGCCTCGGGCCAAGCGGCAGGCGGCCCTGGTGGCGCAGGCTTGCCGGACGATCGAGGCTGCCGAGGAAATGCCGGACCTGGACGAACTCGCCCGCGCAGCCGGAGTGAGCCGGTTTCATTTCCACCGGATGTTCAAGTCGATCGTCGGTCTCACGCCGCGGGCCTATGCGGCGGCGCATCGGGCCGAGCGGGTCCGGTCAGGGCTTGCGCAGGCCGGCACCGTCACCGAGGCCATCTATGATGCCGGCTTCAATTCCAACGGCCGGTTCTATGCGGATGCCGGCAAGATCCTGGGGATGCGGCCGTCCGACTATCGGTCGAGTGGCCGGGGGCGGCAAATCCGGTTCGCGGTGGCGCAATGCAGCCTGGGAGCCATCCTGGTGGCGGCCAGCGACACCGGCATCTGCGCGATCTCCCTGGGCGACGATCCCGACCATCTGGTGCGGGAGCTTCAGGATCGGTTTTCCCGGGCGGAGCTGACCGGCGGCGACGCCGAATTCGAGGCCTGGGTGGCGCAGGTCATCCGCTTCGTGGAGATGCCCAGGCTCGGCCTGGACCTGCCGCTCGACGTGCAGGGCACCGCCTTCCAGCAGCGGGTCTGGCAGGCCCTGCGCGAGATCCCGCCGGGATCGACCGCGAGCTATGCCGAGATCGCCGCGCGGATCGGTGCGCCGCAGGCGGTCCGGGCGGTAGCGGGTGCCTGCGCCGCCAACACGCTGGCGGTGGCCGTGCCCTGCCATCGGGTGGTGCGGGCCGATGGGGCGCTGTCCGGCTATCGCTGGGGCGTGGCGCGCAAGCGCAGCCTGCTCGATCGGGAGACCGCGGCGTGA
- a CDS encoding 2OG-Fe(II) oxygenase encodes MIGLADERIGAELDSFGCAVIEGLLSEKHCRALAGRYGEDELFRSRVVMARHGFGRGEYRYFTYPLPEPVATLRSALYPSLAAIANRWNAALGIATAFPDDLPAFLERCHAAGQSQATPLLLRYGEGDYNCLHQDLYGPHVFPLQVACLLSQPGRDFTGGEFVLTEQRPRMQSRAEVVPLRQGDAVVFPVHHRPVAGSRGTYRVSMRHGVSRVRSGRRHTLGIIFHDAA; translated from the coding sequence GTGATCGGACTTGCCGACGAGCGGATCGGGGCGGAGCTGGACAGCTTCGGCTGTGCGGTGATCGAGGGCCTGCTTTCCGAGAAACATTGCCGGGCCCTGGCGGGCCGCTACGGCGAGGACGAGCTCTTCCGAAGCCGCGTGGTCATGGCGCGCCACGGTTTCGGGCGTGGCGAGTACCGCTATTTCACCTATCCGCTGCCGGAGCCGGTCGCCACCCTGCGCTCGGCGCTCTACCCGTCCCTAGCCGCGATTGCCAACCGCTGGAATGCCGCGCTGGGGATCGCGACGGCCTTTCCCGACGATCTGCCTGCCTTCCTGGAACGCTGCCACGCAGCCGGTCAGAGCCAGGCCACGCCGCTGCTGCTCCGGTACGGGGAGGGCGACTACAATTGCCTGCACCAGGATCTCTATGGCCCGCATGTGTTTCCGTTGCAGGTCGCCTGCCTCCTCTCCCAGCCGGGAAGGGACTTCACCGGCGGCGAGTTCGTGCTGACCGAGCAGCGGCCCCGGATGCAGTCGCGGGCGGAGGTGGTTCCGCTTCGTCAGGGCGACGCGGTGGTCTTCCCGGTCCACCACCGGCCAGTCGCGGGCAGCCGCGGGACCTACCGGGTCTCCATGCGCCATGGCGTCAGCCGGGTGCGTTCCGGGCGCCGTCATACGCTTGGGATCATCTTTCATGACGCGGCGTGA
- a CDS encoding carboxymuconolactone decarboxylase family protein, which yields MSSRMNPYSVAPKAMQAMIDLAERLREDALEPSLMELVKIRVSQINGCAFCLHMHTSDARKQGEAEERIHLLPAWRESGMFTPRERAALAWTEALTLITQGHAPDEVYAEVAAHFEPVEIVRLTLEITTINAWNRIAIGFRSVHPHERALAR from the coding sequence ATGTCATCGAGGATGAACCCGTACTCCGTCGCGCCCAAGGCCATGCAGGCCATGATCGACCTGGCAGAGCGCCTGAGGGAGGACGCGCTGGAGCCCAGCTTGATGGAACTCGTCAAGATCCGGGTCTCGCAGATCAACGGCTGCGCCTTCTGCCTGCACATGCACACCAGCGATGCCCGCAAGCAGGGCGAGGCCGAAGAGCGCATCCACCTGCTGCCGGCCTGGCGGGAGTCCGGGATGTTCACGCCGCGCGAGCGGGCTGCCCTGGCCTGGACCGAAGCGCTGACCCTGATCACGCAGGGCCATGCGCCGGATGAGGTCTATGCCGAAGTCGCGGCCCATTTCGAGCCTGTGGAGATCGTCCGCCTGACGCTGGAGATCACCACGATCAACGCCTGGAACCGAATCGCGATCGGGTTCCGTTCGGTCCATCCCCATGAGCGTGCCCTGGCCAGATAG